A genome region from Coffea arabica cultivar ET-39 chromosome 7e, Coffea Arabica ET-39 HiFi, whole genome shotgun sequence includes the following:
- the LOC113702448 gene encoding uncharacterized protein translates to MAEYDPTAAAHHHNLIPKETALQALNTIIQLHFEKTLEKKRAVDVQKKELWKLFQLFFLFLGLVFLAQSQSPRLQCRHCWVPIGLLSLAHLIFYVSVAQTLRCINGFKYQRRCHKLTLGLATDRLRQLRMKISSCAGGGGGGGVIDEYGDELEVPYQEPPENYFGKFKRNWALHFGFLILIYGFMVSSSVVLLCF, encoded by the coding sequence ATGGCGGAATACGACCCCACAGCTGCCGCACACCACCACAATCTCATCCCAAAAGAAACAGCCCTGCAAGCACTAAACACCATAATCCAACTCCATTTCGAGAAGACCCTCGAGAAGAAAAGAGCAGTAGACGTCCAGAAAAAGGAGCTTTGGAAACTATTCcaacttttcttccttttcttgggtCTTGTCTTCCTTGCTCAATCCCAGTCCCCAAGGCTCCAATGCCGGCATtgttgggtacccattgggctgCTTTCTTTGGCTCATCTGATCTTCTATGTTTCCGTGGCTCAGACTCTTAGGTGCATCAATGGGTTCAAGTATCAGAGGAGGTGTCACAAGCTGACTCTTGGCTTGGCTACTGACAGGCTCAGGCAGCTCAGGATGAAAATCAGCAGCTGCGCCGGcggcggaggtggtggtggggtGATTGATGAGTATGGAGATGAATTGGAAGTGCCTTATCAAGAACCACCGGAGAATTATTTTGGCAAGTTTAAGAGAAACTGGGCTCTGCATTTTGGGTTCTTGATCTTGATTTATGGGTTTATGGTGTCTTCCTCTGTTGTTCTTCTTTGCTTCTAG
- the LOC113701036 gene encoding peroxidase 5-like → MASNKLSFILSTFILVVYQCVIPLNAQLQVGFYNGVCDFVEIMIKEEVRDAFILDRGVAAGLVRMHFHDCFVRGCDGSVLIDSTPSNQAEKDAPANNPSLRGFEVIDDAKSRLEFLCPGIVSCADILAYAARDSVEITGGPGYDVPAGRRDGRISSSREASANLPSPALGVNQLIQAFANKGLRPDEMVTLSGAHTIGRSHCISFSNRLFNFNTTTTQDPSMDPSYAAQLAQQCPQGSISNPNLVVPMDPSTPTIMDTCYYDNILANRGLFTSDQTLLANPSTANQVIQNAQNPLLWQNKFADAMVRMGQIGVLTGDAGEIRANCRVINN, encoded by the exons ATGGCCTCAAATAAGCTAAGTTTTATATTGTCAACTTTTATTCTAGTGGTATACCAATGTGTAATTCCCTTAAATGCTCAGCTCCAAGTGGGGTTTTATAATGGAGTGTGTGACTTTGTAGAAATTATGATCAAAGAAGAGGTAAGGGATGCGTTCATTCTTGACAGGGGAGTCGCTGCAGGCCTAGTTAGGATGCATTTCCACGATTGTTTTGTTCGG GGATGTGACGGATCGGTGCTTATTGATTCCACTCCTTCAAATCAAGCAGAGAAAGATGCACCAGCAAATAATCCTAGTCTTCGAGGCTTTGAAGTCATTGACGATGCAAAAAGTAGACTCGAATTCTTATGTCCAGGAATCGTCTCATGTGCTGATATACTTGCTTATGCAGCAAGGGACAGTGTGGAAATA ACAGGAGGGCCTGGCTACGATGTTCCTGCAGGAAGAAGAGACGGCAGAATCTCATCATCCAGAGAGGCATCAGCAAACTTGCCATCTCCTGCCCTTGGTGTCAACCAACTCATTCAAGCATTTGCAAATAAGGGACTTCGGCCTGATGAAATGGTAACGCTTTCAG GAGCACACACCATTGGGCGAtcacattgcatttcattcagcAACAGACTATTCAACTTCAACACCACGACGACACAGGATCCGAGTATGGATCCATCATATGCAGCTCAGCTAGCACAGCAGTGCCCTCAAGGGAGCATAAGCAATCCTAACTTAGTGGTGCCAATGGACCCTTCCACCCCAACCATTATGGATACATGTTACTATGATAACATTCTAGCCAACAGAGGCTTGTTCACTTCCGACCAAACTCTTTTGGCAAATCCCTCAACTGCAAATCAAGTGATTCAAAATGCTCAAAACCCTCTTCTTTGGCAAAATAAGTTTGCTGATGCAATGGTCAGAATGGGTCAGATTGGTGTCCTGACTGGAGATGCTGGAGAGATTCGGGCCAACTGTAGGGTGATCAACAACTGA
- the LOC113700397 gene encoding peroxidase 5-like translates to MALLAALLATVLCLSSQIKAQLVVGFYNSRCPRAESIIWEEVLKAFLKDKGIAPGLVRAHFHDCFVRGCDGSLFIDSTPTNVAEKDGPPNGITLRGLEVVDNAKARLEAECKGVVSCADILAYAASDSVVITGGRGWGVPAGRRDGRISRAAETIDIPGPFQNLDQITQAFAKKNMTQDEMIALSGAHTIGRSHCTSFSNRLYDFSPANSQDPSLDRFLAALLKIQCPQGPQGDVDPNLVVPMNRSPALFENSYYRDILAHRVVLTSDQTLITSPESLSEVREYAFNEREWQEDFADAMVKMSQIEVLTGTAGEIRSNCRVINP, encoded by the exons ATGGCACTGCTGGCTGCACTGTTAGCAACTGTTTTATGCCTGAGTTCTCAAATTAAGGCACAACTAGTAGTGGGATTCTACAACAGTAGATGTCCTCGCGCAGAATCAATCATATGGGAAGAAGTCCTCAAAGCCTTTCTCAAAGATAAAGGAATTGCTCCTGGTCTCGTCAGAGCTCATTTCCACGATTGCTTTGTTCGG GGTTGCGATGGCTCCTTATTCATTGATTCAACACCAACAAACGTAGCAGAGAAGGACGGTCCTCCAAATGGCATCACTCTTCGCGGTCTGGAAGTAGTTGACAATGCCAAGGCCAGACTTGAAGCAGAATGCAAAGGAGTTGTGTCCTGTGCTGATATATTAGCATATGCAGCCAGCGACTCTgtagtgatt ACTGGAGGCCGCGGATGGGGTGTTCCAGCAGGCAGGCGAGATGGACGTATCTCACGTGCTGCAGAGACTATAGACATTCCTGGACCCTTTCAGAATTTAGATCAAATCACTCAGGCTTTTGCTAAGAAGAATATGACCCAAGATGAGATGATTGCACTTTCAG GGGCACATACAATTGGTCGCTCTCATTGCACATCATTCAGCAATAGGTTATACGATTTCAGCCCAGCAAACAGTCAAGATCCGAGCTTGGACCGCTTCTTGGCTGCACTACTGAAGATACAATGCCCTCAAGGCCCTCAAGGAGATGTTGATCCTAACTTGGTGGTGCCGATGAACAGGAGTCCAGCTCTTTTCGAGAATAGCTATTACAGGGACATCTTGGCACACCGTGTTGTTCTCACATCCGACCAGACCCTCATCACCAGTCCAGAGAGTCTTTCAGAAGTCAGAGAATATGCATTCAACGAGCGAGAATGGCAGGAAGATTTTGCTGATGCAATGGTAAAGATGAGTCAGATTGAGGTTCTTACTGGAACTGCTGGAGAAATTCGATCCAACTGCAGGGTCATAAATCCTTAA
- the LOC113702359 gene encoding trihelix transcription factor DF1-like has protein sequence MLDNSGGAGGGGGGSGAALLEAAAEVMVGAENGGGAGEGGGGGGEEEERGKGEGGNRWPREETLALLKIRADMDLAFRDSTVKAPLWDEVSRKLGELGYHRSARKCKEKFENIFKYHKRTKECRSGRQNGKNYRFFEQLERFDNQPSLPSPPLSQIQTHVAETTKTTTIAAPTIIKVTSGSLDSMVPHPSENPNMEFVTPSTSTTSSSGRESEGSVKKKRKLSDYFEKLMKEILEKQENLQNQLLAALEKCERDRIAREEAWRLQQMDRIRKEQEYLANERAISAARDATVMAFLQKISEQAIPGQFAEAATPISEKHPDKQQVQTPGPFTPGTIENQELGTSIGRQEDMFDVDKRGNGFGESSIQATTSRWPKAEVEALVRLRTNLGMQFQDNGLKGPLWEEISSAMKKLGYDRSAKRCKEKWENINKYYKRVRESHKRRPESSKTCPYFHLLESIYEKKSKGVEQNSEWSGNNLEPEHILMQMMGQQEQQPQQHQQLTEDGGSENADENREDDAMEEEEENDNGDGYELVANHPSSVASME, from the exons ATGCTAGATAATTCTGGCGGAGCCGGTGGCGGTGGGGGTGGGAGTGGGGCAGCCCTTTTGGAGGCTGCGGCGGAGGTGATGGTTGGGGCGGAAAATGGCGGTGGAGCaggagaaggaggaggaggaggaggagaggaggaggagagaggAAAAGGGGAAGGAGGAAATAGGTGGCCACGTGAAGAAACTTTAGCTTTGCTGAAGATAAGGGCTGATATGGACCTTGCATTTCGGGACTCCACTGTCAAAGCTCCTCTTTGGGATGAAGTTTCCAG GAAATTAGGTGAGCTTGGATATCATCGAAGTGCTAGGAAATGCAAGGAGAAGTTTGAGAATATATTTAAGTACCATAAAAGAACGAAAGAATGTCGATCTGGCCGGCAGAACGGGAAAAATTATAGATTCTTTGAGCAATTAGAGAGGTTTGATAACCAACCCTCACTTCCATCGCCTCCTTTAAGCCAAATCCAAACTCATGTGGCGGAAACAACAAAGACAACCACCATAGCAGCGCCAACAATCATAAAAGTCACAAGTGGAAGTCTTGATTCTATGGTGCCTCATCCAAGCGAAAATCCGAATATGGAATTCGTGACTCCGTCAACGTCAACAACCTCCTCATCAGGGAGGGAGTCAGAAGGAAGCGttaagaaaaagaggaaattaTCTGATTATTTTGAGAAGTTAATGAAAGAAATATTGGAGAAGCAAGAGAATTTACAGAACCAGCTTCTAGCGGCACTGGAAAAGTGTGAGAGGGATCGGATAGCAAGGGAAGAAGCATGGAGGCTGCAACAGATGGATCGAATAAGAAAAGAACAAGAATATTTAGCCAATGAGCGAGCAATTTCTGCAGCAAGAGATGCAACTGTCATGGCTTTCTTGCAAAAGATCTCGGAGCAAGCAATTCCTGGGCAGTTTGCTGAGGCCGCAACTCCAATATCTGAGAAACATCCGGACAAACAGCAAGTGCAGACTCCAGGTCCTTTTACACCTGGGACCATTGAGAATCAAGAGTTAGGCACTAGTATTGGCAGACAAGAGGATATGTTCGATGTTGACAAACGAGGGAATGGTTTTGGTGAAAGTTCCATTCAGGCAACTACATCAAGATGGCCTAAAGCAGAAGTTGAAGCTTTGGTTAGGCTTAGAACCAATCTTGGCATGCAATTCCAAGATAATGGACTCAAAGGGCCTCTGTGGGAGGAGATCTCTTCTGCTATGAAGAAGCTTGGATATGATAGAAGTGCCAAGAGATGCAAAGAAAAGTGGGagaatataaataaatattacaaGAGGGTAAGGGAGAGCCATAAGCGGAGGCCAGAAAGTTCAAAAACATGTCCCTATTTCCATTTGCTCGAGTCTATCTATGAAAAAAAGTCTAAAGGAGTTGAACAGAATTCCGAGTGGTCTGGTAATAATCTAGAACCAGAACACAtcttaatgcaaatgatggggCAGCAAGAGCAGCAGCCTCAGCAGCATCAACAATTAACAGAAGATGGTGGGAGCGAGAATGCCGATGAAAATAGAGAAGATGATGCTatggaagaggaagaagagaatGACAATGGAGATGGTTACGAGCTTGTGGCTAATCATCCATCCTCAGTTGCATCAATGGAGTGA
- the LOC113702424 gene encoding protein BOLA2: MGVTKEQVESSLKSKLSPSHLEVVDVSGGCGAKFTVEIVSEQFEGKRLLERHRMVNAALSEELKDIHALSITKALTPNQWEQQQESEKSQAAV; the protein is encoded by the exons ATGGGGGTCACGAAAGAGCAGGTTGAATCTTCCCTCAAATCCAAACTCAGCCCTTCTCATCTT GAAGTAGTTGATGTCTCTGGTGG ATGTGGTGCGAAGTTTACCGTTGAGATTGTGTCTGAACAATTTGAAGGGAAAAGGCTACTCGAGAGGCACAGAATGGTGAATGCTGCATTGTCTGAGGAGTTGAAAGATATTCATGCTCTCTCTATAACAAAAGCTCTCACTCCAAATCAGTGGGAACAGCAGCAAGAATCTGAAAAATCTCAAGCAGCAGTTTGA